The following are from one region of the Vanessa cardui chromosome 3, ilVanCard2.1, whole genome shotgun sequence genome:
- the LOC124543566 gene encoding MMS19 nucleotide excision repair protein, with protein sequence MEPVWFRSDLADEIIKNNDIFDQTHSIVTDIMSGRLQITNLVENMAGVLTNKEVDSRERGMRFFTKILQEIPKDFLTDMQIKFISKFYIDRLKDNHKVIPAVLEGYLYIIEMKNYSVQLSGEYFNVLFREVACQSQVRQDRYNIYLTIPKLMEKDVQYMKTLGPDFIYGVISSMDGERDPRNLLFLFNFLPKFLAQIPLGHLVEEMFEVISCYYPIDFHPSPNDPAPVTRNDLAAALCPCLCAIPEFAEHCLVLLIEKLDSSLRVAKIDSLVLLTKSCETFKAESYGPFLKALWSSLQREISHKTDDVLKLAAHESLSALVSKLSTIANTDQSFENFIKGILISMQTALAESTTVAQFVQATKVLLTAANASKESCEIITKAMIPAVLAYYEFKTSPKLQIASIEFLGDLYELAQHWGVLDQIQKQVDEIPQLCLTAASERTKEYQVVGFRTLIRAKDALKIDLVVPFVEILTYNIQHLEDDEILSVSVETVHAIARKYPELIMDFVVKGKCDLENLIQDKTALQKRLNLLSSLASIDDFTKVIIGEMLKVITSSNEEASKVIKALSSSISNSSLYSYDKVAQIESDHGLIDSVLTWLSNEIAASNESLEHGYSLVSNTICSLPADKQLNILSNHTSALIEKCSINEANFQMLECLYRSIRPNVYNKHFEEILSLALRLTLSNDKDIVRLKACYLIAHFLNKAENGQKFELMYEGLKNNLSSCNRDDLKICPRLIFLYGWITKALVMRGSDLFQFWLKKILISISNPECSQQGSDAIRIIMTDFPDCLNYRHHCRTSLLYKQRMFLTFTKMSENMSICPETKEAYILSWAYILEKTPKSVLNNDVNKIASLAIDALEYDNKDLLLVMIDILIYFVQAKTVALAQSLQTILPRIINLTTYVKSMDVRIKSLQCLYDIANSYDTRLLLPFKQDILIDLAPSLDDKKRLVRNMAVKARTRWFLVGAPGENKET encoded by the exons ATGGAGCCTGTTTGGTTTAGATCGGATTTGGCTGACgaaattataaagaataatgatatttttgatCAAACACACAGTATAGTAACAG atATTATGTCAGGTCGGCTTCAAATAACGAACTTAGTCGAAAATATGGCTGGAGTATTAACAAATAAAGAAGTTGATAGCAGGGAAAGAGGAATgagattttttacaaaaatattacaagagaTTCCTAAAGATTTTTTAACTGATAtgcaaatcaaatttatatctaaattttatatagatCGATTAAAAGATAACCATAAAGTAATACCTGCTGTTTTAGAAGGCTACCtctatattattgaaatgaaaaactaTAGTGTACAGTTAAGCggtgaatattttaatgttttgtttagaGAGGTAGCTTGTCAATCACAAGTGAGGCAagatagatataatatttatttgacaatacCTAAGTTGATGGAAAAAGATGTTCAAT ATATGAAAACACTTGGTCCAGACTTTATATATGGAGTAATATCATCAATGGATGGTGAACGTGATCCTCGTAATTTGCTGtttctctttaattttctgccaAAATTTCTAGCACAAATTCCTTTAGGGCATTTGGTTGAAGAAATGTTTGAAGTTATTTCTTGTTATTATCCAATCGATTTTCACCCTTCTCCGAATGACCCGGCGCCAGTAACGAGAAATGATTTGGCGGCTGCCCTATGCCCATGTTTGTGCGCAATTCCTGAATTCGCTGAGCATTGCTTGGTGTTGTTAATAGAAAAGTTAGACTCTAGTTTGAGAGTAGCTAAAATTGATTCGCTTGTTTTATTG accAAAAGTTGTGAAACATTTAAAGCAGAAAGCTATGGTCCATTTTTAAAAGCATTGTGGTCATCTCTGCAACGAGAGATATCACATAAAACTGATGATGTTCTAAAACTAGCTGCTCATGAATCTCTATCAGCACTGGTCTCCAAATTGTCGACAATAGCCAATACGGATCAATCTTTCGAGAATTTTATTAAGGGGATACTCATTTCCATGCAAACAGCACTAGCGGAATCCACAACGGTAGCACAATTTGTACAAGCAACAAAAGTATTACTGACGGCAGCCAATGCGTCGAAAGAGTCGTGCGAAATAATCACGAAAGCAATGATCCCTGCAGTTCTTGCCTATTACGAATTCAAAACATCTCCAAAACTTCAGATAGCTAGTATAGAATTCTTAGGAGATTTGTATGAGTTGGCCCAACATTGGGGGGTGTTGGATCAAATCCAGAAACAGGTTGATGAAATACCTCAGTTATGTTTGACAGCAGCTAGTGAAAGAACGAAAGAATACCAAGTTGTAGGATTTAGGACACTTATTAGAGCAAAGGATGCTCTCAAAATTGATCTTGTTGTACcatttgtggagattttaacataCAACATTCAACACTTAGAAGATGACGAAATACTAAGCGTTAGTGTAGAAACTGTACATGCAATTGCAAGAAAGTATCCAGAATTAATAATGGACTTTGTTGTTAAAGGAAAATGCGATCTAGAGAATTTGATTCAAGATAAAACTGCATTACAGAAACGTCTTAATCTCCTATCAAGTCTGGCTAGTATAGATGATTTCACTAAAGTAATCATCGGAGAAATGCTTAAAGTTATAACTTCAAGTAACGAAGAAGCTTCTAAGGTTATCAAAGCATTAAGCAGCTCGATATCCAATTCAAGTTTGTATTCGTATGATAAAGTAGCGCAAATAGAGAGTGATCATGGCTTAATAGATTCGGTACTAACTTGGCTGAGTAATGAAATTGCTGCGTCTAATGAATCATTGGAACATGGTTACTCATTAGTATCCAATACAATTTGTAGCCTACCTGCAGATAAACAGctgaatattttatcaaatcacACAAGCGCTCTTATCGAGAAGTGTTCTATAAATGAGGCTAACTTCCAGATGTTAGAATGTTTATATAGATCAATAAGACCAAATGTGTACAATAAACATTTCGAGGAAATCCTATCTTTAGCATTAAGACTTACTTTAAGTAACGATAAAGACATAGTACGTTTAAAAGCATGTTATTTAATCGCtcactttttaaataaagcagAGAATGGGCAAAAGTTTGAATTGATGTATGAAGGGTTAAAGAACAATTTATCCTCATGTAATAGAGATGATTTGAAAATTTGTCCgagattgatatttttatatggttGGATTACGAAGGCCCTTGTTATGAGAGGCAGTGATCTATTTCAATTTTGGCTCAAAaag ATTCTGATATCAATATCAAATCCTGAATGTAGTCAGCAAGGATCAGATGCTATAAGGATAATCATGACAGACTTCCCAGACTGTCTCAATTATCGTCACCATTGTAGAACAAGTCTACTATACAAACAGAGAATGTTCCTGACTTTTACAAAAATGTCTGAAAATATGTCTATTTGTCCGGAGACTAAGGAGGCTTACATATTAAGTTGGGCGTATATTTTAGAGAAAACGCCGAAAAGTGTACTTAATAACGATGTGAATAAG attgCTTCCTTGGCTATAGATGCACTGGAATACGACAATAAAGATCTACTTTTAGTTATGATCGATATTCTCATTTATTTCGTTCAGGCGAAAACCGTCGCTTTAGCTCAGAGCTTACAGACTATATTACCTAGGATAATAAATTTGACTACATACGTTAAGTCGATG gaTGTAAGAATAAAGAGTTTACAATGTCTATATGATATAGCGAATTCATATGACACGAGATTACTTCTACCGTTCAAACAGGATATTTTGATAGATTTAGCGCCATCTCTCGATGACAAAAAGAGGCTAGTAAGAAACATGGCGGTGAAAGCGCGAACAAGATGGTTCCTCGTCGGTGCACCGGGAGAAAACAAAGAAACataa
- the LOC124543579 gene encoding DNL-type zinc finger protein-like: MSRKSLIDFVVKYHKPRLLNNVVCFPSNGNSFFGRRFLIPTAASTPKIQSPRNFSTSYSKLNEVQLTNEPKKTDGKFQLMFTCKKCNTRNSKFITKLAYYKGVVIVICDGCDNKHLIADNLNWFTDMNGKKNIEDIMAEKGETVQKIMSKDLEFIANEIVNNVETKALDG; the protein is encoded by the coding sequence ATGTCTCGAAAATCTTTAATTGACTTTGTAGTGAAATATCACAAGCCACGTCTATTAAATAACGTGGTATGTTTTCCAAGTAATGGCAATTCATTTTTCGGAAGACGATTTTTGATCCCAACTGCTGCATCAACGCCAAAAATCCAGTCGCCAAGAAATTTCAGTACCtcatattcaaaactaaatGAAGTGCAGCTTACGAACGAGCCAAAGAAGACTGACGGAAAGTTTCAGTTGATGTTTACTTGTAAAAAATGCAATACTCGTAATTCGAAGTTTATCACAAAACTAGCGTACTACAAAGGTGTTGTAATTGTTATATGTGATGGTTGCGATAATAAACATCTTATTGCCGATAATCTGAACTGGTTCACAGATATGAATGGAAAGAAGAATATTGAAGATATCATGGCTGAAAAGGGGGAGACTGTACAGAAGATTATGTCTAAGGATTTAGAATTTATAGCCaatgaaattgttaataatGTTGAAACGAAAGCGTTAGAtggatag